One Hyphomonadaceae bacterium BL14 genomic window, TTCGCCATCGGCGACCCGCTCGACCTCGTGACCGGCGCGTTCGAGCGCCTTGGCCAGGAAGTCTCTCATCGAGTCGTCGTCTTCAGCCAGGAGTATGCGGGCCATTCTCATCCCCTTCATGGTATCCACCAGTTTCACCCTATGACATCCGGGTAAAAGTCTGCTGAACGCGCACGGCGGCGTGATGTGATTGACCAAAAGGGCCGGGGCGCGGACACTGCGCCTCATGTCCCATGATCCTGCCGCGTCCGGTCCCGGCCCAGAAGACGGCCCTGAAAACAGTACGTGCACTGTGCATGCGCCCGTGCGGCGCACGTCCGCCTTTGTCTTCGCCTCCCCCCATTCGGGCCGCCAGTATGCGCCGGAGGCCCTGGCCAGGGCCCAGCTGCCGCTGAGCGTGCTGCGCCAGTCTGAAGACGCCTATGTGGATCAGCTGTTCGCCAGCGTCCCCGGTCATGGCGCCCCTCTGGTCGAGGCGCTGTTCCCGCGTGTCTTCGTGGATGTGAACCGGGCTGAATGGGAGCTCGACCCGGATATGTTCGATCCGGCGCCGGCCAGCACACGCGCGGTCAGCGCCCGCGCCGCGGCCGGGCTGGGTGTGATCCCGCGCGCCGCTGCGGACGGCCGCCCGCTCTATGCCGGACGGCTGGCGCTGACCGAGGCCGAGACGCGTCTGGCACAGTGCTACCGTCCCTATCACGCGGCGCTGAAGGCCGAGCTGGCTGCGGCGAAAGCCGCATTCGGCGAGGCGTTCCTGATCGATTGCCACTCCATGCCCGCCGCCAGTGCGCGCGGGGCCGATATCGTGCTGGGCGACCGCTATGGCGCAGCGTGCTCGCGCGCCTTCATCGCGGCAGCCGAAGCGCAGTTCCGTGCGCTCGGCTTCACCGTGGTGCGCAACCGGCCCTATGCCGGGGGTTATACAACCGAGCATTACGGCCGCCCGGCCCGCGGCGTCCACGCCGTACAGATCGAGATCAACCGCGCCCTCTACCTGGATGAGCGCACCGTGACCCCGAACGCTCACATGCCCGCGCTGGCCGCCGCCCTGTCCCGCTGGATTGAGCAGATGGATATGCATACCCTCTCTGCTCCACGGGCGGCCGAGTGACTGGCGCCGCTCTTGCGGGGCTGATTGATGACAAATGCGTGACGTGGCGGGTCAGTCTGCGTTATACTCTTGCGCGGGGAATAAGCGTGTGACTTGTTACGCACCGTCACCAATGTGATTTGTCCGTACGTTCCAGGTCGCCAAGCTTGGTCTCCACATCCTTCAAGGAATTGAGTGCCATGACTAATGAAATTGATCATCACGTCGGAAAACGAATCCGCCGCCGCCGCCGTCTTCTCGGCCTGACCCAGCAACAGCTGGCTGTTTCGGTCGGGATTCGCTTCCAGCAGGTGCAGAAGTACGAAAGCGGTGCCAATCGCGTCAGCGCCAGCCGTCTGTTCGAGATCGCAGAAGCGCTCGACGTGCCGGTTCAGTATTTCTACGAAGGCCTGTCGGGCCGGGGCGAGAGCGCAGTGCCCGAGGGCGAACACATCGCTGCGGATATCCTGTCGCAGAAAGAAACGCTGGACCTGATCCGGGCCTATTACCGGCTCAATGAGCGCCCGCGCCGCCGCCTGCTCGAGCTGGCGCGCTCGCTGGATCCTGACAGCAAGTCTGACGCCGCCTGATCGTGCCGCCGGCCCGGCCGGACCTGAAGGACGAGCTGGTGTTTCTGGAGACGCTGGCGGACGCTGCGCGTCCGCTGGCGCTCCGGCATTTCCGTACCGGCATCATGTCTGAATCAAAATCCGCCGGACCGGACGCGGAGTATGATCCCGTCACCGCCGCCGACCGTGAGGTCGAGGCGCGCCTGCGCGCCCTGATCGCGCAGCACCGCCCCGGAGACGGTGTGCTGGGCGAGGAGCAGGCGGCCACGCCCTCTGCGACAGGCCGCACCTTCATCATTGATCCCATAGACGGCACCCGCGCTTTCATCGCCGGCCTGCCCACCTGGTGCGTGCTGATCGCGGTCAGCGGGCCCGGCGGTCCCGTGGCCAGCGTGATCGACCAGCCGTTTACCGGCGAGCGGTTTCTCGGTCTGACCGGCCAGACGGCCTGGCTGGATCGCGGGCTTGGCCGTCAGCCCATCCGCACCCGCGGACGGGCCGTCAGCCGGATTGAAGACGCCATTATCTCCACAACCGATCCGGGCCTGTTCGGCGGGGCTGAAGCGGGCGCATTCGCCGCCCTGGCGTCCCGGGCCCGCGTGCGCCGCTTTGGGCTGGACGCCTATGGCTATGCCGCGCTGGCGCTGGGCGGGATCGATCTGGTGGTGGAAAGCGGGCTCAAGGCGTGGGACGTCGCGGCGCTGATCCCTGTGGTCACCGGGGCTGGCGGCGTCATGACCGACTGGCGCGGCGGTGCGTGTCATGAGGGCGGGCAGGTGGTGGCGGCAGCGAACGCCGAGCTGCATGCGCTGGCGCTGGAGCATCTCTCACCGGCGGCGGCCTGAGCGAGAGCCCCCAGATCGCCAAGGGTTGAACCGCGCACGCGGTCAGGCCATCTGTGTTACAGAGCAAAGGTGGCCCGACATGTTCATTCAGACTGAAATCACCCCCAATCCCGACACGCTGAAATTCCTGCCCGGTCAGGAGATCGCCCCCGGCACGCCCCGCGATTTTGCCTCGCCTGAAGCGGCCGCGTCCTCCCTGCTGGCGCGCGAGCTGTTTGCCATTGACGGCGTGGTCGGCGTGTTCGCCGGTGCCGACTTCGTCTCGGTCACCAAGCGCGAGGAGGCCGACTGGATCCAGATCCGCCCGGCCATCCTGGGCGTCATCATGGATGCGGTGCAGTCCGGCCAGCCGCTGTTTGGCGAATCCGCCGGCACCGGCCATGCCGAATATACCGGCGAGGCGGAAGGCATTGTGCGCGAGATCATGGAGGTGATCGACACCCGCGTGCGCCCGGCCGTGGCCCGCGATGGCGGTGATATCGTGTTTCACGCCTACGACGCTGACAGCGGCGTGGTGCAGCTGCACATGCGCGGCGCCTGCGCCGGCTGCCCGTCCTCGGCCATGACGCTGAAGCACGGCATCGAGAACCTGCTCAAGCACTACGTGCCTGAAGTGACCGGCGTGGAGGCGGTGGTTTAAGGCCGCCTCCGGCCCGGCACAATTAAGGCGTGCTGGCTGCAGCCTCACCGCCCGCGAGCCTGGCCGCGCCCTGCGAGAAGGACGCGCCATGACGGCGCACGCCATCCGCCTCCCATTGCTCCGATGCCAGGTGCAGCGCTTCAAGCTCCGCCTGGAGGGCGATCACCTCCAGGCGCACCCGTTCCATGGCGTTTTCCAGGGTATAGGTCAGCTCGTGAATCTCGTTCATCGAGACTTCGTCGAGCTCGCCGGCCAGCGCCGTTTCCAGGGCTGGCAAATTACTGCGCAGATTGATCAGCGCCTCATCAAGGGTCTCGGCCGGCAGGCCTTCGAAATGATCGTCATCATCAGACGCGAGCGCTGCAGGCGACGCCAGCGCGGCGGTGAGGGCGGCCATCATCACAAACATTCTCATGGGTTTACTCCTTTTGAAGGTCCCGTCACAGGACGGCCGGGGCGAGAATGAACGGCAATAAAGTCAGTCCCAGCGCGACCCATCGGATCCTGCCCATGGCGCGCCAGGTCGCGACAAGGCCCGTGATCCAGCGTGCCGGGATGCGATCCTGCTTGGCGATGCGCAAGACATAGATCACCACGCCGGTCACGGCCAACGCGCTCAGGATAACGCCGAACACGAACCAGATTGTTTTGGTCCAGTAGCCGCCGAACGTGCCAAAATGCAAAGGATCGGCCGCCTCGGATATGCGCGTGTGCACGCTAAGGGCGCCGGGATCGGCGGCGCCGGCGATCCCGGCTGTGGCAGGATCCACCCAGACGACATTGGCGCGCGGGCGCACCAGAATGGCGTTGTCGGAATAGCCCTGGATTTGGAACAGGCCGTCCTCTCCGCGGGGCCAGTAAACCTGTTGCACCCGGTAATCGGGCCGCGCGGCCTGAAGGCGGGCGATCGCGCGGTCGACGGCTTCGCCGGGCGAGGCGGCGGGCAAGGCGGCGTGCGGATCAGCCAGCGCGTGCATCTGCGCGGCCACTGGCGGGCGCGCCGGATTGGGAGACGGTGCCGCGCCCCCCCATTGCTCGGCGAAATACCACAGGCTGGTGATCACCATCAGCACGACAAACCAGATCGACCAAAGCCCGCCAAAGCGGTGCAGATCGCCAATGAAGGCGCGGGCGGTCCGCCCCTGCGGAAGCCGGAAGAAGCCCCGCCACCACTTCTTGTAGACCCAGAAGGAGGTCACCAGGCTGACCGCCAGGAACACCGCCGCGAGGCTGACCAGCGACACGCCCCATTTTACCGGGATCATGAGATGGCGGTGGGCGTTCCTGAGAAAGCGCTGAATTCCGGGCCAGGGCCCCGTCCCGGTCACCTCGCCGGTGCGCGGATGGACATAGATGTGAAACGGCCCGTCCTCGCCGCGCATCAGCACGTCAAAGGTTGAGGCCGGGTGAAGCGGCCCATAGACGTTCAGCACCACGGCGTCAGGCGCATGCGCCGCCGCGGCCTCGCCCACCGCGCCCCAGCTGACCCGCTCCTCCGCCGCAGTTGGCGCAACCCACATGGCCGGGCGCGCCATCCAGTCCAGCTCGTACGAAAACACCGCCAGCGTGCCGGTGATGAACACGAACGCCAGAAACAGCGACATCTGCAGGCCGGCCCACTGATGCAGGCGCCACCATATCGACCGCTTCTTCACCGGCTTCGCGCCCGGGACCGGGCGCGCAGACGCCGCTGCGGAAGGATTTGGAGCGGCGTCTGGACGGTTGGCGGCGCACTCTACCACCGCCGGGTCAGCTCAAGGAAGATCGACCGCGGTGCGCCGGGGAAGTGCCCGGTCCGGTCGATGAAGCCGGAGGCCGCATAGGTCGCGTCAAACAGGTTGTCGGCTCTCAGGACCGCGCGCCAGGCATCGGTTTCGTAAATCAGCGAGGCGTCGAAGACCAAATAGGGCCGCACTTTCTGGCCGGAGATCGACTGGCGGACGTCCACATAGTCGCCGCCGAAGGCGATGGCCGTGTTCAGCTCCGGGAATTGATAGCGCGTCCAGAAGCCCAGCGTGTGTTCGGGCGCGTTGGCGAACCGGTCGCCCACCGAGACGGAGAAGCCGCCGCTGCCGTTATCGGCGGTGATGCGCGTGTCGTTGTACGCGTAGGACACGGTGCCGACCCAGTTCGGGGTGATGTCGGCCGTGACGTCGAATTCGAACCCTTCGCTGGTCACTTCGCCGAAGGCGATGAAGTCATCGACGCCGTCGCCGCCCACATCGCCGCGCGGATCAGACTGCAATACGTTTGAGCGCGTGATCTCGTAGATCGAAGCCGAGGACTGAAGCCGCCCGCCCATCAGTTCGGTGCGCACCCCGGCCTCGTAAATCTCGCCTTTTTGCGGATCAAACGGACCGCCAGCCAATGGGCTCTGCGCGCCGATGCTCTGCGGCTCGAAGCTTTCCGCCCACTGGGCGAACAGCGAGATATCTTCACGCACCCGATAGACCAGGCCTGCGCGCAGCGTGGTCGCCTCGTCCTCGAATCTGGCACCAGTCACGAGGTTGGTGTCCTCGAACAGGTCGCGTCGCACGCCGATGACGCCGATGAAGTCACCCAGCGTGGCTTCGTTCAGCAAGTAGGCGCCCGCCCGGTTCTGTTCGCTGGCGGTCAGGGAGTACCGGCTGCGCGGCGGCAGGGCGTAAGTTGAGGGATCGGTCACACCGTACTGCGGATCGAACAACGAGAGCGGCGTGGGGAGTCCGGCGGTCGGTGTGGCGCGGCCCCGCAGGGAGAAGCCGAGGAAATCGATTTCCATGGTGAACCAGTCCACGCCAGCCAGAAGCCGGTTGTCCACTGCGCCGAAGCTGTGCGACCAGATGGCGTTGGCCCCGAAGGACAGGCTTTCACCACTGCGGATCTGGTCGCGGAATTCTCGCACCGACGCGTCGACTGCGCCGTCGCCGTTGGAATCGAACAGGCCGCGCGGCTCGTGATATTGCTGCACCTCTTCGCCCGAATTCCAGCGCAGGCCGACGTCAATCACCAGATCATCGGTGAGCGCGTAATCCACCCTTGCCTGCAGCACATTGGATTCAAGGCGAAGGAAGTCGCTCTCCTCGTTATGGTTCCACCGCCGGTCAGTGATGAAGTTACCAAGATTGTCTGTGGGCACGCCGCGCAGGCGGTTGCCGCCGAGATCCTGATCATAGCGCGTCGCCTGCAGGACGATCTCACCGCGGCCGAGATCGACGCTGAGCCCGGCGTCGAAGATCTCGGTCGTGCTGTCGGCGTTGCGCCGCGGCTGGTTCATGTGCTCGAAAAAAAGCCCGCCGCGTGCCGAGACCCGATCAGACAGGCGGCGCTCGACCTCGACGGAGGTGCCATAGCGGCCCTCGGTCCCGATCACGAGGGAGGTATCGAGGATGTCACCCTCGCCGGGCCTTTTGGTGACGTAGTTGAACAGGCCGCCCGGCGCGCCCGGGCCGTACAGCATGCCCGAAGGGCCTTTGAGATATTCAACGCGCTGCACGTTGAACAGCTGCGGCACGGAGAAGCCGGCATACGGGTCCCCGCGCAAACCGTCGAAGAAATTCTCTTCCTGGCGGAAGCCTCGCGCCGTCACGCCGGCATAGCTGAACACGCTGACGCCGGAGAGATTGCGGTACAGGTCCTGGGCGTCGCGCGCGCCCTGGTCCTCGATCAGCTGCGCATTGATGACCTGGATGGTCTGGGTCGATAATAGCGGCTCCACCGGCAGCTTGCCGCCCTCGATCTCGCCAACGCGATAGAGCGCCTGGGCCCGTCCGGTGATGATGACCGTATCCCCGGTGTCTTCGGCTTGCGCTGCTGCGGGCGGCGCAACCTCCTGTCCCATGGCCCCTGTCCCGCACAGACCGGCCGTCAGGCTGGCCGACACCAAAAGCGCTATACGAAACCCCATAACCACCTCCTGCGAATGAGAATAGGTCTCATACGCAGGAGAGTTTCACCTGTCAATTTCTCCTGAAGAGGTCCGGGTCGCCTGGCTTTCCGGTTTTGAAACAGCGTGTTTCCCGCTTCCGGGGTGGTGAGGCGCGCGCCGCCGCCTTATGTCTCGCTGCAGCGTTCACGCCTGACCGCAGACACTGGAGACTTACCCATGACCGACACCGCCCCGCTCGCTCTCGCCGACCGTCACAAGCCGCTGAGCGACCATGCGCTCGATCAGCTGTTCCGCGGGGCGCGCACCTTCTATTCGTGGGAAGACCGGGATGTGTCCGACACGACGCTGCAGGCGCTTTACGACCTTCTTCAGTTCGGCCCCACCAGCGCCAATCAGAGCCCGGCGCGCTTCCTGTTTCTCAAGGGCGAGGCCCAGGCCAAACTGCGCCCGCATCTGATTGAAGCCAATATCGAGAAGACGCTGACCGCGCCGGTGACCGTGGTGCTCGCCTGGGACTGGAATTTCCACGACAAGATCCCGGAGCTCTTCCCGCACAATCCCGGTGCCCGTGACTGGTTTGCCGGCGACGAGGCGCGGTTTGAAAACGGCTTCCGCAACAGCTCGCTCCAGGGTGCCTATCTGATCATGGCCGTGCGCGCGCTGGGCCTTGATTGCGGGCCCATGTCGGGTTTCGACAAGGCAGGCGTGGACGAGACCTTCTTCAAGGCCGATCCGGACATGGGCACCTGGCGCTC contains:
- a CDS encoding N-formylglutamate amidohydrolase; translation: MSHDPAASGPGPEDGPENSTCTVHAPVRRTSAFVFASPHSGRQYAPEALARAQLPLSVLRQSEDAYVDQLFASVPGHGAPLVEALFPRVFVDVNRAEWELDPDMFDPAPASTRAVSARAAAGLGVIPRAAADGRPLYAGRLALTEAETRLAQCYRPYHAALKAELAAAKAAFGEAFLIDCHSMPAASARGADIVLGDRYGAACSRAFIAAAEAQFRALGFTVVRNRPYAGGYTTEHYGRPARGVHAVQIEINRALYLDERTVTPNAHMPALAAALSRWIEQMDMHTLSAPRAAE
- a CDS encoding helix-turn-helix transcriptional regulator → MTNEIDHHVGKRIRRRRRLLGLTQQQLAVSVGIRFQQVQKYESGANRVSASRLFEIAEALDVPVQYFYEGLSGRGESAVPEGEHIAADILSQKETLDLIRAYYRLNERPRRRLLELARSLDPDSKSDAA
- a CDS encoding histidinol-phosphatase, yielding MPPARPDLKDELVFLETLADAARPLALRHFRTGIMSESKSAGPDAEYDPVTAADREVEARLRALIAQHRPGDGVLGEEQAATPSATGRTFIIDPIDGTRAFIAGLPTWCVLIAVSGPGGPVASVIDQPFTGERFLGLTGQTAWLDRGLGRQPIRTRGRAVSRIEDAIISTTDPGLFGGAEAGAFAALASRARVRRFGLDAYGYAALALGGIDLVVESGLKAWDVAALIPVVTGAGGVMTDWRGGACHEGGQVVAAANAELHALALEHLSPAAA
- a CDS encoding NifU family protein; translation: MEVIDTRVRPAVARDGGDIVFHAYDADSGVVQLHMRGACAGCPSSAMTLKHGIENLLKHYVPEVTGVEAVV
- a CDS encoding PepSY domain-containing protein; translation: MSLFLAFVFITGTLAVFSYELDWMARPAMWVAPTAAEERVSWGAVGEAAAAHAPDAVVLNVYGPLHPASTFDVLMRGEDGPFHIYVHPRTGEVTGTGPWPGIQRFLRNAHRHLMIPVKWGVSLVSLAAVFLAVSLVTSFWVYKKWWRGFFRLPQGRTARAFIGDLHRFGGLWSIWFVVLMVITSLWYFAEQWGGAAPSPNPARPPVAAQMHALADPHAALPAASPGEAVDRAIARLQAARPDYRVQQVYWPRGEDGLFQIQGYSDNAILVRPRANVVWVDPATAGIAGAADPGALSVHTRISEAADPLHFGTFGGYWTKTIWFVFGVILSALAVTGVVIYVLRIAKQDRIPARWITGLVATWRAMGRIRWVALGLTLLPFILAPAVL
- a CDS encoding TonB-dependent receptor, yielding MGFRIALLVSASLTAGLCGTGAMGQEVAPPAAAQAEDTGDTVIITGRAQALYRVGEIEGGKLPVEPLLSTQTIQVINAQLIEDQGARDAQDLYRNLSGVSVFSYAGVTARGFRQEENFFDGLRGDPYAGFSVPQLFNVQRVEYLKGPSGMLYGPGAPGGLFNYVTKRPGEGDILDTSLVIGTEGRYGTSVEVERRLSDRVSARGGLFFEHMNQPRRNADSTTEIFDAGLSVDLGRGEIVLQATRYDQDLGGNRLRGVPTDNLGNFITDRRWNHNEESDFLRLESNVLQARVDYALTDDLVIDVGLRWNSGEEVQQYHEPRGLFDSNGDGAVDASVREFRDQIRSGESLSFGANAIWSHSFGAVDNRLLAGVDWFTMEIDFLGFSLRGRATPTAGLPTPLSLFDPQYGVTDPSTYALPPRSRYSLTASEQNRAGAYLLNEATLGDFIGVIGVRRDLFEDTNLVTGARFEDEATTLRAGLVYRVREDISLFAQWAESFEPQSIGAQSPLAGGPFDPQKGEIYEAGVRTELMGGRLQSSASIYEITRSNVLQSDPRGDVGGDGVDDFIAFGEVTSEGFEFDVTADITPNWVGTVSYAYNDTRITADNGSGGFSVSVGDRFANAPEHTLGFWTRYQFPELNTAIAFGGDYVDVRQSISGQKVRPYLVFDASLIYETDAWRAVLRADNLFDATYAASGFIDRTGHFPGAPRSIFLELTRRW
- a CDS encoding malonic semialdehyde reductase, which codes for MTDTAPLALADRHKPLSDHALDQLFRGARTFYSWEDRDVSDTTLQALYDLLQFGPTSANQSPARFLFLKGEAQAKLRPHLIEANIEKTLTAPVTVVLAWDWNFHDKIPELFPHNPGARDWFAGDEARFENGFRNSSLQGAYLIMAVRALGLDCGPMSGFDKAGVDETFFKADPDMGTWRSNFLINLGYGTQDALFPRLPKLSFDTAAKILS